The following are encoded together in the Triticum dicoccoides isolate Atlit2015 ecotype Zavitan chromosome 6B, WEW_v2.0, whole genome shotgun sequence genome:
- the LOC119320725 gene encoding putative F-box protein At3g16210: protein MSSPRRRPRSSAAPPLDDDDLLAEILLRLPPQPSSLPRASAVCKFWRSLASDPGFSGRFRAQHRRNPPLLGWLVNNFCEVRFQPTPEHPNRVPEARFSFPIKASSRFWPLGCRHGLVLVSLSLQKASQRKLLVWDPITGDQHLLDIPPGFHIESISAAVLRVPGDIHFQVVLVGNSDIQSTQAVASVYSSVTGVWDKLISTPLPSDDSGFPTMVYTGMPAVMVGGSFYWLLYGYGNSQQILEFDLDKRSLAFIPMPVSDIGDMRDGNIWVMPAEGGGLGLLFLRGICAQLWKRKTDCKGVASWVLGKTVELDKLLSLNSEKKRERPRILGFAEDNNVVLLWTSVGVFTVQFESLQIKKVFESSTWYLYFPFEGVYTADGCIGGGPSGAKLLYNT from the coding sequence ATGAGcagcccccgccgccgcccccgctcttCGGCGGCGCCGCCGCTGGATGACGACGACCTGCTCGccgagatcctcctccgcctccccccgCAGCCCTCATCCCTCCCTCGCGCCTCCGCCGTctgcaagttctggcgcagcctcgCCTCCGACCCCGGCTTCTCCGGCCGCTTCCGCGCGCAGCACCGCCGAAACCCTCCCCTCCTCGGCTGGCTCGTCAATAATTTTTGCGAGGTTCGCTTCCAGCCTACCCCGGAGCACCCCAATCGCGTCCCGGAAGCCCGCTTCTCCTTCCCAATCAAGGCCAGCAGCCGCTTCTGGCCCCTcggatgccgccatggcctcgTACTCGTCTCCCTCTCCTTGCAGAAAGCCTCGCAGAGGAAGCTCCTGGTGTGGGACCCCATAACCGGCGACCAGCACCTCCTGGACATTCCTCCAGGGTTCCACATCGAGTCAATCAGTGCGGCGGTACTTCGTGTTCCTGGAGATATCCATTTCCAGGTGGTCTTGGTAGGCAACAGCGATATTCAAAGCACACAAGCGGTAGCCTCTGTTTACTCGTCAGTGACCGGTGTATGGGACAAGCTCATCTCAACACCGCTTCCATCAGACGATTCTGGTTTTCCGACCATGGTTTACACGGGCATGCCTGCTGTGATGGTTGGGGGTTCCTTTTATTGGTTGCTTTATGGTTATGGGAATTCGCAACAAATCCTTGAATTTGATTTGGATAAGCGGAGCCTAGCTTTCATACCCATGCCAGTGAGTGACATTGGAGACATGAGAGATGGCAATATTTGGGTTATGCCGGCAGAGGGTGGTGGCCTTGGTTTACTCTTTCTGAGAGGCATTTGTGCCCAATTATGGAAGAGGAAGACCGATTGCAAGGGTGTTGCCTCATGGGTGCTGGGAAAAACTGTTGAATTGGACAAGCTACTTTCCCTGAATTCAGAGAAGAAGAGAGAGCGCCCAAGGATACTCGGGTTTGCTGAGGACAATAATGTGGTGTTATTGTGGACATCTGTCGGCGTCTTCACGGTCCAGTTTGAATCATTGCAGATCAAGAAAGTTTTCGAATCCAGCACCTGGTATCTCTATTTTCCATTCGAAGGTGTCTATACTGCAG